Proteins from one Phaenicophaeus curvirostris isolate KB17595 chromosome 18, BPBGC_Pcur_1.0, whole genome shotgun sequence genomic window:
- the LOC138728630 gene encoding uncharacterized protein has product MLSTKRHGSSILTIKDMLDNGFVAGGSSHIHSSPVCSYMDSSSVSKTNAWELLMDLDNATKGSSLCVVKQPESLSSCVKTDLHGLTQGISDLSLVCFCKAHRGQATLDLSSLSCEHLSRAGCLIDVASHNTSTPCKKEKHPKLLESLLSKSTELPVDLSTLGKMPTPRWDISAIKPPLDASLSLDMNAEELRLLGCSKHNVSSLESSVVTPSARPGAFNRHSVWIHSPATLETLLTVPVQPRYLPERRGEVPVQAGIPLLARREKSSLREPRVPAEPPSYPGV; this is encoded by the exons ATGCTGTCCACCAAGAGGCATGGTTCAAGCATCCTGACCATAAAGGATATGCTGGATAATGGTTTCGTGGCTGGGGGCTCCAGCCATATCCATTCTTCTCCTGTCTGCAGTTATATGGACTCTAGCAGTGTCTCCAAAACAAATGCTTGGGAGCTTCTGATGGACTTGGACAATGCAACAAAAGGCAGTTCTCTATGTGTTGTCAAGCAGCCAGAGTCTCTGAGCAGCTGCGTGAAGACTGACCTGCACGGCCTGACCCAGGGCATCTCTGACCTCAGCCTTGTCTGCTTCTGCAAGGCCCATCGTGGTCAGGCCACCCTTGACCTGTCCAGTTTGTCTTGTGAGCACCTCAGCAGAGCGGGCTGCCTGATAGATGTGGCATCACACAACACCTCAACACcatgtaagaaagaaaagcatcccAAACTGCTGGAAAGCCTGCTCTCCAAAAGCACTGAGCTTCCTGTTGACCTCTCAACCCTTGGGAAGATGCCAACACCCAGATGGGACATCTCGGCAATAAAACCCCCTCTAGATGCCAGCCTGTCCCTCGACATGAATGCTGAGGAGTTAAGGTTACTGGGGTGCTCCAAACACAACGTGTCATCCCTGGAGTCCTCTGTAGTAACTCCTTCGGCTCGGCCTGGAGCCTTCAACAGGCACTCAGTGTGGATCCACAGCCCTGCCACCCTGGAGACCCTGCTAA CTGTCCCTGTGCAGCCTCGGTACCTGCCGGAGCGGCGCGGGGAGGTGCCGGTGCAGGCGGGGATCCCTCTGCTGGCACGCCGGGAGAAAAGCAGCCTGCGAGAGCCCCGCGTTCCGGCCGAGCCGCCCTCCTACCCTGGGGTTTAG
- the MYBL2 gene encoding myb-related protein B — translation MARRGRGEDQDELHCQDTDSDVQEQRDGRCKVKWTQEEDEQLKMLVRHYGQNDWKFLASHFPNRSDQQCQYRWLRVLNPDLVKGPWTKEEDQKVIELVKKYGTKQWTLIAKHLKGRLGKQCRERWHNHLNPEVKKSSWTAEEDRIIFEAHKVLGNRWAEIAKLLPGRTDNAVKNHWNSTIKRKVDTGGFLNETKESKSVYLLVEVDGKESQSQTGAGSQTALLNCPVNISEIKEEDISDEEVTGVQELPLELPAAELTEHNAEGTPDDAVPEDASSVITSPYKWVVEAANYLYPASVPAFNEALDMIESDPEGWCDLIQFDLPEEASAGGSSSSNSPVRQTPGKPAPSLSNVTEYRLDGHTISDLSKSSKGELIPISPHAEMSFGTPPSVLKRQKRRKISLSPVTENATSTSLSFLDSCNSMTPKSTPVKTLPFSPSQFLNFWTKQDTLELENPSLTSTPVCSQKVIVTTPLHRDKTPLLQKNSAFVTPEQKYVVDNTPHTPTPFKNALEKYGPIRPLPQTPHLEEDLKEVLRSEAGIELIIEDDVKPEKQRKQGLRRSPIKKVRKSLALDIVDEDKTQNMPALPKTVCFKRAQPVNFLSRSLNLSSSNRKNDSGLLNRAFVQVQPEKMSYRKMPSLFRPPAPMTRAWKAVACGGTQDQLFMQEKARQFLGTLKQSHTSRTLILS, via the exons atGGCGCGCCGGGGCCGCGG TGAGGACCAAGATGAGCTCCATTGCCAGGATACCGATTCAGATGTGCAGGAGCAGCGGGACGGCCGGTGTAAGGTCAAGTGGACACAAGAAGAG GATGAGCAGCTGAAGATGTTAGTAAGACATTACGGGCAGAACGACTGGAAGTTCCTGGCCAGTCACTTTCCT AACCGCAGCGATCAGCAGTGTCAGTACCGGTGGCTGAGGGTGTTGAATCCAGACTTGGTCAAGGGCCCTTGGACCAAAGAGGAGGACcaaaag GTAATTGAACTGGTTAAAAAATATGGCACCAAACAATGGACCCTGATAGCCAAGCACCTGAAAGGGCGGTTAGGGAAGCAGTGCCGGGAACGCTGGCATAACCACCTGAACCCTGAGGTGAAGAAGTCCTCGTGGACAGCAGAGGAGGATCGCATCATTTTTGAGGCCCACAAGGTCCTGGGGAATCGTTGGGCAGAGATTGCCAAGCTGCTGCCTGGGAG GACCGACAATGCTGTAAAGAATCACTGGAACTCCACCATCAAGCGGAAGGTGGACACTGGAGGCTTCCTCAATGAAACTAAGGAATCCAAGTCAGTGTACTTGCTCGTGGAGGTGGATGGCAAGGAGAGCCAAAGTCAAACGGGAGCTGGGAGCCAG ACTGCCCTTCTGAACTGCCCAGTCAATATCTCTGAAATAAAAGAGGAGGATATCAGTGATGAAGAAGTGACGGGTGTGCAGGAGTTACCCTTGGAGCTGCCAGCAGCCGAACTGACAGAGCATAACGCTGAGGGGACCCCAGATGATGCGGTGCCTGAGGATGCCTCTTCAGTTATCACATCTCCATACAAATGGGTTGTCGAAGCTGCCAATTATTTGTACCCAGCATCTGTGCCAGCCTTCAATGAAGCTCTGGATATGATTGAATCT GACCCAGAAGGCTGGTGTGATCTGATCCAGTTTGACCTGCCTGAGGAAGCCTCCGctggcggcagcagcagcagcaacagcccaGTGAGGCAAACCCCTGGGAAGCCAGCGCCGTCCCTGTCCAATGTGACTGAGTACCGCCTGGATGGCCACACTATCTCTGACCTGAGCAAGAGCAGCAAGGGAGAGCTCATCCCCATCTCTCCACATGCAGAGATGAGCTTTGGCACGCCGCCCTCTGTGCtgaagaggcagaagaggaggaagatctCCCTTTCACCTGTTACGGAGAACGCCACCAGCACAAGCCTTTCCTTCCTTGACTCCTGCAACAGCATGACGCCCAAGAGTACCCCGGTCAAGACACTGCCCTTTTCTCCATCTCAG TTCTTAAACTTTTGGACCAAACAGGATACGCTAGAACTGGAGAACCCATCTCTGACCTCCACGCCTGTGTGCAGTCAGAAGGTGATTGTCACCACCCCTCTGCACAGGGACAAGACTCCTCTGCTCCAAAAGAACTCAGC GTTTGTCACACCAGAGCAGAAGTATGTGGTGGACAACACGCCTCACACCCCCACGCCTTTCAAAAACGCCCTGGAAAAATATGGGCCAATTAGGCCTCTG CCCCAGACTCCTCACCTGGAAGAAGACTTGAAAGAGGTGCTCCGAAGTGAAGCTGGCATTGAACTTATCATAGAAGATGATGTGAAGCCTgagaaacagaggaaacaaGGG TTGCGCAGGAGTCCCATCAAGAAGGTCCGGAAGTCTCTGGCCCTGGATATTGTGGATGAAGATAAGACTCAAAATATGCCTGCCCTCCCCAAGACTGTCTGCTTCAAAAGAGCCCAG CCTGTGAATTTCCTGTCAAGATCCCTGAACCTTTCCTCCTCGAACCGGAAGAATGACAGCGGTTTACTCAACAGAGCCTTTGTGCAAGTGCAACCAGAGAAGATGTCCTATAGAAAAATGCCAAGCCTTTTCAGACCACCTGCACCG ATGACCAGGGCTTGGAAAGCAGTGGCCTGTGGTGGAACCCAAGACCAACTCTTCATGCAGGAGAAAGCGCGACAGTTTTTGGGCACATTGAAACAGAGTCACACATCAAGGACCTTAATCTTATCATGA